The DNA window ACTCAGGGCAATCTCTGGAGCAGTGATCAGTACGTGACGGGTGGACGAAAATATTCGAACTCGATTGCCATCAACGGAACAGAGGACGACAAGCTGTACCAGTCCGAGCGCTGGGGAGACTTCTTTTACGACATTCCCGTGCCCGCGGCCGGGAATTACACAGTGCGCCTACACTTTGCTGAAATCTACTGGGGAGTCAACGGCGGGACCGGTGAGCCCGGGGAGCGCGTCTTCAACGTCTATGTTGAGGGCACCAAAGTCCTGGACCAGTTTGACATCAATGCCGAGGTCGGTCCCCAAACGGCGCTCGTGAAGGAATTTAGCGGGGTTGCCGTTGGCACCAATCAGACACTCAACATTCAATTCGAGTCCATCGTCGACAATGCGAAGATCTCGGCCATTGAGGTGTTGCAGGAGTCGAGTGATACCGAAACTACGTATACCGTCGCGACGAATGTGCAGGGAAGTGGCACGGTGACGAAGTCGCCCGACCAGTCCAGCTACACCTCTGGTACCACCGTTGATCTGACGGCCACGCCAGCGTCGGGATGGGAATTCGTCGAGTGGACTGGCGATGTCACCGGCACGACCAACCCGGTGAGCGTAACGGTGAGCAGCAACCTTTCCGTCACCGCGAATTTCCAGGAGACGGCGCCGCAGTACACGATCACCGCGTCGACGGTCGGAAATGGCTCGATCGTCAAGAACCCGGACCAGGAGCTGTACGACGAGGGAACGACGGTCGAACTGACAGCCGTTCCGGATGCTGGGTGGTACTTCGCTGGATGGTCCGGCGAACTGACCGGAACGCAAAACCCGATTACAGTCACGCTGAATGCGGATTACGTAATCTCCGCCACCTTCGAAGAGCTGCCGACCGCGGATGCCTTCACCGCGTCTCTCACAGTTGAAGATGCGACCGGAGAGTCGCTGACGCGTCGGTTTGGCGCAGACAACCTCGCGACCGATGGCTTTGACAGCGGGGTGGACGTGAAAGCTCCTCCGTCCCCCCCCGCAGGGGCCTTCGACGCCCGGTTCGATAACACCCTCACTGGCCCTCTCTTCACGGACGTACGGGCAAGTGTCACGTATCCTTCGTCAATCACGTGGATATTGGCAGTTCAGGGTGCCGACACTCCAATTTCGGTGACCTGGGATCCGTCCCTGTTCCCTCCCGGCACCCTCACCATGACGTCCTCGATCGACGGCACCACCGTCGACATGAAGACGCAGGCCGAGTACGTGCTGGCAACGGGCCCGACGGATCTCACGATTACGTTTGCTCCGTACGACCCGGTCACACTTGCCTCCGTTTCGAAGTCTGTGAGTGCGGGCTGGGCCCTCTGGGGCCTGTCCTACGATGTGGGCGCCCTGCCCTTCACGTCGATCCTCCCACTCGCAGAGGAGGGATCCCTGATCGGATACGAGGGAGCCTACGAATCACAGGATCGGATGCACCTTGGAGAAGGCTACTGGGTACACTTCGGATCCAGCGGAACCGAAACGATCGACGGCTATCCGGTCTCGAAGGTCACGCTCGCCCTTGATGCGGGCTGGAACCTGGTTACGGGCCCGGCCTGCGAGATCGCGCTTCCGTCCAGTATTACGGCTGCGTACGTCTACGAAAACGGAAGCTACGTCGCAACGACCTCCTCAACGCCCTTCAAGGCGTTCTGGGCGCACGTCGACGCGCCAACCGTGGCCACTCTCGACTGTGCCGCCACGAAGACGATCGCGGCGAAAACCGCGGCGTCGTCGTCGGGAAAGGCAGAGGTGCCGGCGCGAATGACGCTCACGCTCGCCGACGCGAATGGCGCTCGGCAGACGCTGTATGTGACCTCGCCGACGGATCCGGATCAAACCTCACGGTATCTCTTGCCGCCGCGGCCGCCGCAGTCCTTGTTCGACGTTCGGTTCGCGTCCGATCGCCGTGTGAGTTGGGAGCGCACGCCGTCGATTTCATTGCAGTCCGGGGCCTACCCGATTACGGTATCGGTGACAGGCAAAGCGGCCTCCGGCTCGATCGTTGAGCAGTCCTCCGCAGGTACGGGACGAACGCACCTCCTCCGGGATGGGGCTCGGTTCACGGTCGAGGATCGGCGTGTGTCCACGCTGGCCCTGAACCTGCCCGAAAGCGTACTGAAGGACCTCCCGAAGGCCTTCGCACTGAAGGGCAACTATCCAAATCCGTTCGTCAACACGACGACCATCGTCGTTGATCTGCCGGAAGAGGCAACCATTGACCTGGAGGTCTTCAACATCCTCGGCCAGCGCGTCATGCGGCTTGAGGATCAGAAGATGCCTTCAGGGCTGGACCAGACCTTCCAGCTGCAAACCTCGCTTACCTCAGGCGTCTACTTCTACCGGATGCACGCCGAGATGAACTCTGAGACGGTGACGAAGACTGGAAAGATGGTCGTTATTCAATAACGACGGGTCCCTTGCCGGGCCCCCTGGATGCGACCGCGAGGGTGGCGGTCGCGTCCGGGGTTCGGGGATGTCTTTGCACGACCGACTCCATTCGATTCAGATCCAACATGCCCAAGATTACAATCGTCACCCCCTGCTACAACGCTGAGCGCTTCATTGGCTCGACGATCGAGAGCGTGCAGGGACAAACCCTTCAAAACTGGGAGCACATCGTCGTGGATGACGGGAGCACCGACGGGTCGGCCGATATTGTGGAGACGTACGTTTCCAACGATGAGAGCAACCGCCTCCGCCTTCTCCGACAATCCAACCAGGGCGTCTGCCGAGCCCGGAATGTGGGATTTGATGCTCGCTCCTCGGATAGCGACTACGTTCTCTTTCTCGACGCCGACGATTGTCTAAAACCCGACATGCTCGCAACCCTGGTTGCTCACATGGAGGACCATCCAGAGGTGGGCCTCACGTACTGTCTGTACGATCACCTCGACGCAGACGACAACGTGACCCGTTCCCCCACTCTTCCCACGCGCTATCGCGCCTCGACGCTTGGGCTTCACCCTGTGCCCGACGATGTGCTCGAAACCCCGACCCTCTCTATTTTTGCCGGCCAAGCCATCCCCTCCGTGTCCCTGCTCCGCGCCTCCCTCTTCGAACGGACAGATGGTTTCGACGAAGAGATCGGGCAGCCCGTGGAAGACGTAGACCTCTTTACTCAAATCGCTCTCCAGTCGGTCGTCCACAGACTTCCCCTCCACCTCGTGTACTATCGGCGATACGAAGGACAAGCAAGCCAAAATACCTCCCGCATCCGGAAGCATCGGAAGAAGCTCCTCGCGAAATGGAGCCACTCCTTCAACGAGATTACAGAAGAGCACCAGCGCATCTGTCGCTCGCTCCGATATGACTGGAGTGGAAAGTTAGTCCCCGCAATTTGGCTTCGAGCCGCAAAGGCAACGATGGCACAGGGCAAAGTCGTCCACTCATTCCTTCTACTGGCCGGTGGCATCGCCCGATACCTCCTGTACACGGGAAAACTTCTTCTCTCCTCCTAACCTCCCCCTCTCGCTCTCTGTCTCTCTCCACCATGGTTATTGTCACTGCAGCCGACGATCGATTTGCGCTTCCGCTCGGCGTCATGGTTCATTCCCTTCTCGCGAATGCACGCCCGGAGGCCGAAATGACTCTCTACGTCTTGTCCGACGGCATTTCGCCCCGACACCGCCAGCGGATTGAGTCGGTCGTCGCCCGGGCAAAGAAGGACCGCATCGTCGATTTTCGCTGGATGGACGTACAACCGGATCGTCCGCCCTCGACCCGAGACGAATCCCCTTCCCTCAGAACGACCGACTTTATTTCGGACGCCGCCTATCTTCGGTTGCTCATCCCGAATCTTCTCCCCGAGGCGCAGGAGCGCGCCATTTACCTCGACGCCGACCTCCTCGTTGAACGAGACCTCACCCCGCTGTGGACGGAGCCCTTTGACGAGGCCCCCGTTCTTGCGGTGCGCGATTACAAGATTCAGACCGTCTCTCACCAAAAAGGACTTGCGCATTACCACGACTTCGGCCTGTCCCCCGATACGCCGTACTTCAACTCCGGGGTGCTGGTCCTAAACCTGAACGCATGGCGTACCGAGCATGTGCGCGCAGACGCGATGCGGTACGTTGCGCGCTATCGGAAGGTCATGAACACATGCGACCAGGAGGCACTCAATGCGGTTCTCGCCGGACGCTGGAAGGAACTGGACCCCCGCTGGAACCGACAGTCTGCCATCAGCGATCTGGATCGATGGCCGGAGTCGTCCTTCAAGCGGGACATCGAATCCCAACGGGACGCACTTCTGCACGCCCCCTACATCGACCACTTTACCGGCAACGACAAGCCCTGGAATATCCTGACGGACCATCCCTCGAAGGATCGATTCCTAGAGTATCTGGCGTCGAGCGGCTGGTTTTCGCCACTCGAATTTCGAGCGTGGCGCGGGTTCCGCACAGCCCGTATTCCCGAGCAGTACCTCCGGAACCTCACCCGTCCCCTTCGTCACCGGGCCGGAGCCCTTTTCAAATCGTCGTGACGGACGTCCGTGCCCTCTGTCTTCGTCTCATTTCGAGCCCCCTCTTCTGCGGCTGAGGACAAAATACAAGATTTCTGTTCGGTGTCGAGATCGGCCTCAGTGCATGGTTTTTCCCGAACAGAAGCGTAGCTTTTTCTGGACTTCCCCGTCACAACGCAGCGAAGCCGGGGGAGTCCCCTCCTCCTTCCCCCGAGTCGTTCTCGTCTCGTTGCTCGACCGGGTGCGACCGTCTTCTCTTCTCCCCGCCCCCAAGCGTCCCCGATTGTCACCGAATGGGCACCGGTGCGCAACAACGACTTCCGGCGCTCGCTCCGCTTCCGCCCCCCCCCATCTCTCGCCCAGAATCTCGATTCTAGAGCGTGCTCTCGACGAATGGAAAAAAGGAGAAGCGGTCGATTGGACGGAAAATCTTTTCTATCAGATGAGGGTATGGCATGGTCGTTGTCCAAATCGCTGCTGATCGCGGAGGGTGCTCCCCACGGAGTGCTCCCGACCGGAAACGAAATCGCACTCCCCCACCAGATGCGGCTTTCCCATCCATGCGCTCCTACGTGTTCTTTACCTGTTCCCTCCTGCTCTTCACGCTGGGGGTACCGACTCTCGCCTCTGCTCAGTCGTGTCCGGATCCGGACGCGCCCCCTGCGGTGGAGGGCGAACAAAAACGCTGGCATCCCCTCACCGTCACCTTTACCGGCCCCTGCACAAGCGAAAGTGACGACCCCAATCCGTTCCTCGACTATCGACTGACCGTCACGTTTCAGCACAGCGCCAGTGGGACGCAGCTGTCGGTTCCGGGCTACTATGCGGCGGACGGGGATGCGGCCGAGACCAGCGCCACTGGCGGCAACAAATGGCGGGTGCACTTCACTCCGCGTCATACGGGCGACTGGACCTACGAAGCGTCCTTCCGTACGGGCACGGAAGTGGCCATCAGCCTCGACCCCAGCGCTGGCTCGTCGACGGCCTTTGACGGCCAGTCCGGCTCCTTCTCCATCACGAACACGGACAAATCCGGGCGAGACCACCGCGGAAAAGGACTGTTGCAGTACACCGGCAGCCGGTATCTTGAATTCGACGACGGTACCGTCTTTCTGAAAGGCGGCGCCGATAGCCCGGAAAATCTGCTGGCGTACTCCGAGTTCGACGGCACCTATAACGCAGGCGGCTCCGACTACGTGCGAGACTACGCCCCTCACAAAGACGACTGGCGCACGGGAGACCCATCCTGGCAGGGGGGAAAAGGGAAGGGACTGATCGGAGCGCTCAACTACCTCGCGTCCGAAGAAATGAATGCGTTCTCCTTTCTCACAATGAATATCGCTGGGGGCGATGGAGAGGACGTGTGGCCTTGGACGGGGCCGTCGAACGTCTATCGCTATGACGTTTCGAAGCTTGCGCAATGGGAAACCGTCTTTTCCCACGCCGACAGCGTCGGCCTCTTCAAACACTTCAAGACTCAGGAAAAGGAGAATGACGGCTACCTCGACAAAGGCGACCTTGGGCCGGAACGGAAACTGTACTACCGTGAATTGATTGCTCGCTTCGCCCACCACCACGCCCTCAACTGGAACCTCGGAGAAGAAAATGTAAACACCGACGCTCAGCGAAAAGCATTTATCTCGTACATTGCGGCCCTCGATGCGTACAACCACCCCATTGTCGTCCACACCTTCCCCGATGAAAAAGAGAAGGTATACGACCCGCTACTCGGACATAACGACTTCGACGGCCCCTCCCTGCAGCTCTCCGAGATGAGTCCGTCTCAGGCGCATTCGAGCGTCACGAAGTGGGTGTCGGAGTCAAAGGCTGCCGGTCGACCGTGGGTCGTTTCGATTGACGAACCTGGGACGGCCGAGGCGGGACTCCGTCCCGACAGTGATGACAACCACGACGCTGCTCGGAATGTCCTCTGGACGGCCTTTTTCGCGGGGGGCGACGGCATTGAGTGGTACTTTGGATACAAGTACCCCGACGACGATCTAAACGCCGACGACTGGCGGTCCCGGGATCGCTTCTGGGACTTTCACCGGTATGCCCTTCGCTTCATGCGCGAGTTGCCGGTGCGCACGATGACGAGCGACGACGCCCGCCTCTCCGGAACGCCGGGGCACGTCTTTTCGGACGAGTCTGACGTTTTCGCCGTCTATCTTCCGGATGGGGGAAGCGATGCGACCCTGGACCTGCCCTCCGGCTCGTTTACCGTGTCCTGGTTCGACCCCCGCAACGGGGGCTCCCTCCAAACGGGAACGATCTCCGAGGTCCAGGGTGGGGCCTCAACCTCAATCGGCGCGCCCCCGCAGGACCCCAATCAGGACTGGGTCGCTCTCGTCTCGAAAGGCGGGGTTCTTCCTGTCGAGCTTTCGAGCCTAGAGGCCGCAACAAGCGGATCGGAATCGATTGTACTCACCTGGTCGACAACCTCCGAACAAAACAACGCCGGCTTCGAGATTCTGCACCGCCCGCCCAGCGGATCGATATTTACGTCGGTTGGATTTGTGAACGGCGCCGGCACGACGGACAGTCCCCAGTCGTACCGCTACCGGATCTCCGCCTCTGAGCCGGGCACCCACTCGCTACGTCTCAAACAAGTGGACGTCGACGGGACCGCTACCCTTTCCGATTCCATCACCGTGTCGCTGTCGCTGAAATCCCCCTACAGCCTGAAAGGCCCCGCCCCAAACCCCACCCCGACGCACGCCCAAGCCACTCTCCGCGTCCAGGAAACACAGACGGTCACGGTTCGGCTCTACGATGCGCTGGGGCGCCAAATTCGCACGCTCTACTCCGGAACCGTGCAGGCCAACACCCCGCTGGGCCTCCGAACGTCTTCCGCCCTCGGGAATGGGGTCTACTTCCTGCGAATCGAGGGGGAACGGTTTACGACGACCCGCCAGGTCAGTATCGTGAAATGATGCTCCCGCCGTCCAGAGAGGGCCTGGTCCTGTTCGGAGACAAGCACCGCGTAGATTGGGCGGCACGAGAGATCGCCAGCTGTAGACGTAGAGACTGTTTTGATTTCCCACGATGACAGTTCAGGCAGAGCGCGACGATCCGCAGATCCTCGCGATCCAACAGGGGCTCCTTCTGAGCAACGGACGGCCCTCCAATTCCTGCGAAATATCTCGTCGATTCTCAACCCGCTCAAAAATCAAAACAGTCTCTTAGGCCCGGGCGACGTGAGAAGTTTGCTTCTTCTCCAGAACGGCCCGACACCAGCCCCGGTGGTCGAGGTACCATTCGACGGTTTTCTGAATACCGCTCTCGAACGTCTCGCGAGGCGTCCAGCCCAACTCCGACGTAATCTTCGTCGGATCGATGGCATAGCGCCAGTCGTGTCCCGGTCGATCGTCAACGAAGTCGACGAGAGAACGATACCGCCCCCCTGAACGGGGGTGCACCTCATCCAGGTGAGAACAGATCGCCTCGACGACCTCAAGATTCGTCCGTTCGCCGTGTCCTCCAATGTTATAGGTCTCCCCAACCCGCCCTTCGGTCAGGACGGTATAGAGGGCTCGCACATGATCATCCACATAGAGCCAGTCGCGCACATTCATCCCTGTGCCGTACACGGGGATCGGGGCTCCGCTGAGGGCCTTCAGAATCACGACCGGGATTAGCTTTTCGGGATACTGGTACGGCCCGTAGTTATTCGAGCAATTCGTGATCAGCGTGGGCATCCCATAGGTCCGATGCCACGCGCGGGCCAGGTGATCGGCTGCAGCCTTGCTTGCCGAATACGGAGAGGACGGGTCATAGGGCGTGCTCTCCGTAAAGGCTCCGTCTGCCCCCAGTGCTCCATAGACTTCGTCGGTCGACACACAAAGCAGTCGAAACGCCGTGCGCTGTCGTTCCGGCAGGACGGCCCAGTAGTCACGTGCAACCTCAAGAAGGGTGTACGTGCCCAACACGTTCGTCTGGATAAACGCCCCCGGTCCTTCAATCGAGCGGTCTACGTGGCTTTCAGCAGCGAGGTGCACGACGGCATCCGGCGCGTATGCGGAGAATAGTCGACGCATCGCCGCTTCATCCGCAATGTCCTCCACTTCGAGCGTGTGCCGTTCGTGATCGGCCATCCCGGCCAAATTTCGCGGACTTCCTGCATACGTGAGCTTATCGACGGTGACCACCCGAGCATCGGTCTCAGACAGCAGATACCGAACGAGAGCGGACCCGATAAACCCACACCCCCCCGTCACGAGAATCGTCGGCGGCGTCGGTAAAGAAAACGATGAACTGGGTTGAGACATGTTTTAGGGGCGGAAAAGATGGTCATTTTGATGATTCTCTGCTCGCATCTAGATCAGAGTCAAGCTCCTCCCAGAATATCTTTCCCCTTTCTCCCGGTGTCCATCATTCCACTTGTTCGGAACTGTCGATTCGGCGCGTTGCAGATACTCTTTCCGTACGGTGGCGTCTCCTCGGAATCTGTTGGGCGAGCGGATGCGAAGCTGAGACCCGCCGTGCCCCTGCAAGATGAAGCGGTTGTACCGAAAGGAGAAGGCTCAATGCGTCAGAGCTACACGACATTCGCCTTTGAGCTTCTCTATCCTGATCTATCAGAGATTAGCCGCCAGTGTCCTCCCTGTCCGGCCCATGTCGCCCTCTCTTCGCCCGCCGTTCGTTTCGACTTGAAGCCGGTTCTCCCCGTGCTTCTCATCCATTGGAGACATCACGCTCCCCTCTTTTCCTCCTACCTTCAACCTGGATCGTGCTCGGCGACGTCCGGTCTCCGATAGAGATTGCTTCCCCCTTCAATACCGCTCCCAACATCCGGATCTATTCAATGTCTTCCCGGAATCTCGTCCTCGCCTACATTGAGGACTACAGTGCTCACGACATAGCCCCCTTCGTCGACACCCTTCGGGCCACGGGCTACGACGGCGACGTCGTCTTCTTCACATCGAACATCGATCCGGACTGCGCCCCGCTTTTCCGCACGCATCAGATTCATGAGATTCCGGTGACTCGGGTTGACCTGAAGGGATCCTACTCTCTCGACGGGCGCCTCACACGAGCCCTGGGACTCAACGATGTCTCCTTCATTCCTGACATCTCGATTAACAGACGACTGTCGAAGGGAATCGCCGCTCTCAATCTTGGGGATACTGCGGCGGCTCGCCTCGCGGCCCAATACCTCTGGCACTGCCAGTCCGCCCGCTTCATCTACTTCTTCTCGTACCTGAAACGACACCCGGGGTACGACACCGTCCTCCTCACCGACGTCCGAGACGTGGTTTTCCAGGACAACCCGTTTTCTGCCTCCGTCGACGACGCACTTCACGTCTTTGAGGAGTATGGAGGGACCCTCCTTGGCAACCAGATCAATAACGCCAAGTGGATCGATAACCTCTACGGAGCCGACGCCCTGGAGGAACTGGCTG is part of the Salinibacter sp. 10B genome and encodes:
- a CDS encoding DUF5060 domain-containing protein, with the protein product MRSYVFFTCSLLLFTLGVPTLASAQSCPDPDAPPAVEGEQKRWHPLTVTFTGPCTSESDDPNPFLDYRLTVTFQHSASGTQLSVPGYYAADGDAAETSATGGNKWRVHFTPRHTGDWTYEASFRTGTEVAISLDPSAGSSTAFDGQSGSFSITNTDKSGRDHRGKGLLQYTGSRYLEFDDGTVFLKGGADSPENLLAYSEFDGTYNAGGSDYVRDYAPHKDDWRTGDPSWQGGKGKGLIGALNYLASEEMNAFSFLTMNIAGGDGEDVWPWTGPSNVYRYDVSKLAQWETVFSHADSVGLFKHFKTQEKENDGYLDKGDLGPERKLYYRELIARFAHHHALNWNLGEENVNTDAQRKAFISYIAALDAYNHPIVVHTFPDEKEKVYDPLLGHNDFDGPSLQLSEMSPSQAHSSVTKWVSESKAAGRPWVVSIDEPGTAEAGLRPDSDDNHDAARNVLWTAFFAGGDGIEWYFGYKYPDDDLNADDWRSRDRFWDFHRYALRFMRELPVRTMTSDDARLSGTPGHVFSDESDVFAVYLPDGGSDATLDLPSGSFTVSWFDPRNGGSLQTGTISEVQGGASTSIGAPPQDPNQDWVALVSKGGVLPVELSSLEAATSGSESIVLTWSTTSEQNNAGFEILHRPPSGSIFTSVGFVNGAGTTDSPQSYRYRISASEPGTHSLRLKQVDVDGTATLSDSITVSLSLKSPYSLKGPAPNPTPTHAQATLRVQETQTVTVRLYDALGRQIRTLYSGTVQANTPLGLRTSSALGNGVYFLRIEGERFTTTRQVSIVK
- the rfbB gene encoding dTDP-glucose 4,6-dehydratase, which codes for MSQPSSSFSLPTPPTILVTGGCGFIGSALVRYLLSETDARVVTVDKLTYAGSPRNLAGMADHERHTLEVEDIADEAAMRRLFSAYAPDAVVHLAAESHVDRSIEGPGAFIQTNVLGTYTLLEVARDYWAVLPERQRTAFRLLCVSTDEVYGALGADGAFTESTPYDPSSPYSASKAAADHLARAWHRTYGMPTLITNCSNNYGPYQYPEKLIPVVILKALSGAPIPVYGTGMNVRDWLYVDDHVRALYTVLTEGRVGETYNIGGHGERTNLEVVEAICSHLDEVHPRSGGRYRSLVDFVDDRPGHDWRYAIDPTKITSELGWTPRETFESGIQKTVEWYLDHRGWCRAVLEKKQTSHVARA
- a CDS encoding glycosyltransferase family 8 protein, with amino-acid sequence MVIVTAADDRFALPLGVMVHSLLANARPEAEMTLYVLSDGISPRHRQRIESVVARAKKDRIVDFRWMDVQPDRPPSTRDESPSLRTTDFISDAAYLRLLIPNLLPEAQERAIYLDADLLVERDLTPLWTEPFDEAPVLAVRDYKIQTVSHQKGLAHYHDFGLSPDTPYFNSGVLVLNLNAWRTEHVRADAMRYVARYRKVMNTCDQEALNAVLAGRWKELDPRWNRQSAISDLDRWPESSFKRDIESQRDALLHAPYIDHFTGNDKPWNILTDHPSKDRFLEYLASSGWFSPLEFRAWRGFRTARIPEQYLRNLTRPLRHRAGALFKSS
- a CDS encoding glycosyltransferase family 2 protein; translated protein: MPKITIVTPCYNAERFIGSTIESVQGQTLQNWEHIVVDDGSTDGSADIVETYVSNDESNRLRLLRQSNQGVCRARNVGFDARSSDSDYVLFLDADDCLKPDMLATLVAHMEDHPEVGLTYCLYDHLDADDNVTRSPTLPTRYRASTLGLHPVPDDVLETPTLSIFAGQAIPSVSLLRASLFERTDGFDEEIGQPVEDVDLFTQIALQSVVHRLPLHLVYYRRYEGQASQNTSRIRKHRKKLLAKWSHSFNEITEEHQRICRSLRYDWSGKLVPAIWLRAAKATMAQGKVVHSFLLLAGGIARYLLYTGKLLLSS